One window of Arthrobacter oryzae genomic DNA carries:
- a CDS encoding 1,6-dihydroxycyclohexa-2,4-diene-1-carboxylate dehydrogenase, with amino-acid sequence MNPGSPEHGAARAISPGRFAGKVVVVTGAAQGIGRAVATRVAAEGAEAVLVDRSELVHEAAGQIAENGGSTSAVTADLETYAGAAAAIGGALARHGRIDVLINNVGGTIWAKPFEHYEPEQISLEIQRSLFPTLWTCRAVLPHMISQQGGVIVNVASVATRGVNRVPYAAAKGGVKAITAALALEAAPHGIRVVATAPGGTEAPPRRVARGPQPESEAEKAWYRQIMDQTINSSLMKRYGTLDEQAGPIVFLASDEASYITGSVLAVAGGDLG; translated from the coding sequence TTGAACCCGGGCAGCCCCGAACACGGCGCCGCCCGGGCCATCAGCCCGGGCCGGTTTGCCGGCAAAGTCGTGGTGGTGACAGGGGCCGCCCAGGGCATCGGGCGGGCTGTCGCCACGCGCGTCGCCGCCGAGGGAGCAGAGGCTGTCTTGGTGGACCGGTCAGAACTGGTCCATGAAGCCGCCGGACAGATCGCGGAGAACGGCGGTTCCACGTCCGCCGTCACCGCTGACCTGGAAACCTACGCCGGCGCCGCGGCCGCCATCGGTGGGGCACTGGCACGGCACGGGCGCATCGACGTCCTGATCAACAACGTGGGCGGAACCATCTGGGCCAAGCCGTTCGAACACTACGAGCCGGAGCAGATCAGCCTGGAGATCCAGCGCTCGCTGTTCCCCACGCTGTGGACCTGCCGGGCCGTCCTGCCGCACATGATCAGCCAACAGGGCGGCGTGATCGTCAACGTCGCCTCGGTGGCCACACGCGGCGTCAACCGCGTTCCGTACGCCGCGGCCAAGGGCGGCGTGAAGGCCATCACGGCCGCGCTGGCGCTCGAAGCCGCGCCGCACGGAATCCGCGTGGTGGCAACCGCTCCGGGCGGCACCGAAGCACCGCCCCGCAGGGTGGCCCGCGGACCCCAGCCCGAGAGCGAGGCGGAGAAGGCCTGGTACCGCCAGATCATGGACCAGACCATCAACTCTTCGCTGATGAAGCGCTACGGAACCCTGGACGAGCAGGCCGGACCCATCGTTTTCCTCGCCTCGGACGAAGCCTCGTACATCACCGGCAGCGTCCTGGCCGTCGCCGGCGGCGACCTGGGCTGA